The Pseudomonadota bacterium DNA segment TATCGCATAGGAGGAGAGGGAAAAAAGCCCCGCCTCGTCGTGCAGGCTCTCTTTAAATTCCCGGGCCTGCTTTGGATGGCATCCCGCACAGTATTTCGGGGTGACCAGGGGTGTCACCCTGACCCCCTGATGCTCAAATCCGGCCGGGTCGTCATCCATGGCCCGGTGGCAGTCATAGCACTTCACCCCGACCCGGTTGTGTTTGCTGTCCTGCCACTGGCTGACGATTGCAGGTGTTTCCGTGACATGACAGCCGACGCATGAATCGGTCGAAACGCCGCCGTTGGCAAAAGCTGCAAAAGGCGTGAAAGCAAGCCAGGTCAGAGTTATTGCCGGGGCAACAAATCTCGTCTTCATTTGGAACACCTCCAATTCATTATCGATTTTTTCAGAAGGGGGACATCGGGAATAATCCAGCTTGTTTACATTCATCACTCCACCCGGTCACAATAACGTGGGGCGATCTTACGGCAATTCAGTTAATCTTTACCATAAGGATATCAGAAATAGGATATCCTTATCAAAAAAAGCAGTTTACATTCCTCGTCAAAACATGAAAACTTGAAGCCATGCCTTCACCATCGGTTCTCACAGATTCCTTCCTTGCCTCGGTCCCCCATTTTCCCGGAGTTTATATGATGTACGGGAAGAGTGATGTGGTGTTGTATGTCGGAAAGGCAAGGGATCTCAGGAAACGTCTTTCCTCCTATAAACGCGCCGACGGATCTGCGCATTCGAAAACAATCGCTTTGCTGGCTCACACCCGGAAGATCGAAACGATCGTGACCGGAACCGAAAAAGAAGCGCTGATCCTTGAAGCGTCGTTAATCAAAAAGCATCGTCCCCGTTACAATGTCATTCTTCGCGATGACAAGAATTACCCCTATATCAAAGTGACCTTGCACGAAAGATGGCCGCGGGTCGTGGTCACCAGAAGGAGGGCAAAAGACGGGAGCCGGTACTTCGGCCCTTATTCATCGGCTTCGGCGATGAATGAAACATTGCGCCTGGTGAAGAAAGTCTTTCCCCTGCGGAACTGCAAAGGCACCGAACTGACCGCCCGCCAGAGGCCGTGCCTGAATTATCAGATCGGCAGATGTCTTGCCCCGTGCAGCGGCCTTGCAGACCGTGATGAGTATCTGAATAACGTTGAACGGGTCATCACAACCCTTTCCGGCCATCGCAAGGAGCTCGGCCGCTGGCTTGAAGAAGAGATGAAAAACGCTTCGGGCAGACAGGATTTCGAAAAGGCCGCCCTCTATCGCGATCGCCTCCAGGCCCTTGCCAAGACCTTGGAAAAGCAGGTCGTTTCCGCGGCCCATTTCAAAGACCAGGACATTATTGCGCTGGCCCGGCAAGGCCCATCGGTCGCAGTCTCTTTTCTCTTTATCCGGGAGGGGGCGATCAACGGCCACCTCTCCTATTTTATCGCCGAACCGCTGGGTGATGACGGGCAGATTCTCGCCGAAGCAATGGAACAGTTTTATGGTGATGACCGACTCATTCCGCCTGAGATCATCGTCTCCGACCGCATCGACGACCATGAATTGCTCGAAGAGTGGCTTCTTGATCTGAAGGGAAGCCGGGTCGGTATCAAAGTTCCCCAGCGGGGAATTCTGGTCAACCTGGTAAACATGGCCCGGGGAAACGCTTCCCAGGTCTTTGCCGACCGGGAAAAGCGGGAGCGGTCCAACGAGGCGCTTCTCAGATCGGTTGAAAAAAACCTGCAGATGAAGGTGGCGCCGCGTCAGATCGAATGTCTCGACATCTCAAATATCGGCGGCAAACAGGCGGTCGGGTCGCTGGTCTGTTTTACCAACGGCGAGCCGGACAAGAAAAACTACCGCCATTATCGCATCGCAAATGACGACACTCCCGATGATTACCGGATGATCCGGGAAGTTCTGAACCGGCGTCTCGATAAAAAAAACGAACGATCCCTTCCTGACCTCCTCATTATCGACGGCGGGAAAGGGCAGCTCAATGTCGCGCTTGACGTTCTGAAGGATCATGGCCTGATCGACCAGGTTGCGCTTGCCTCAATTGCCAAGGACAAAAATGACAAGGGGGAAAGGATCTTCACTCCGGGGCGAAAAAACCCGCTCGATCTGAAAGCGGGGAACCCGGTCCTGCTGTTCTTCATGAAAATCCGCGATGAGTCACACCGTTTCGGGATCACGTTCCACCGGAAGCTGCGCAGCAAAGGTTCCATCCGTTCCCTGCTCGACGACATCCCTGGGGTCGGACCCTCCCGGAAAAAGACCCTGTTGAAGCATTTCGGCAGTCTGAAAAGAGTAAAAGAGGCAACCGTTGCAGAATTGACTGCGGTAGAAGGAGTCGGCCCCGAACTGGCGCTGACGATTTTTAACAATCTGCACTCAACTTTCTGAGTCAGGTTCCTCTCCCGACAACCAATGGGGTTTGGCGATTTTTTCGTGCCTGTATTCCACAAGAAGCCGGAAGTCAGGAGTCAGAAGCCAGGAGAAAAGCTTTAGTATTGCTTTTTAAGTGCCGAAAAATTAAGATGACGAATCATTTTACAGGCCGGCGCCATTTTCAGAGGGCCGGCATCCATGAGTATCCATTTCCTTTTCAAGTTTTTTCAGGAGCTGCTAAAGCCATGTGGGAATATACAGACGAAGTAAAACAGCACTTTCTTACCCCGAAAAATGTCGGCGAGGTCGAAAATGCCGATGCAACCGGTGAAGTCGGCTCCCTGGCCTGTGGCGACGCTCTGAAACTGACCCTGAAGGTTGATGAGAACGAGATCATCACCGAGGCGAAATTCAAGACCTTCGGCTGCGCCAGCGCCATTGCCTCTTCCTCGGTCCTTACCGAACTGGTCAAAGGGATGAGCCTTACCGAGGCCGCCAAAGTTTCCAATGAGGACATCGCCAAGGCCCTGGGCGGCCTGCCGAAAGAGAAGATGCACTGCTCGGTCATGGGCCGCGAGGCCCTGGAAGCGGCCATCGCCGATTACCGCGGCGTCACCCTGCCCATGGCGGAAGGTGAAGTGGTCTGCGAGTGTTTCGGCGTGACCGACCTCGAAGTGAAAAGGGCGATCCAGGAAAGCAATCTGCAGACGGTTGAGGAGATCACCAACTTCACCAAGGCCGGCGGTGGCTGCGGCAAATGTCACGACCGGCTTGAGGAACTCATTAAAGAGGTCCGCAAGGTAGGGATCCAGCCCTTTATACCCGACCAGCGCCCCAAACGGATGACCAATATCCAGAAGATCAAGATGATCGAGGATGTTCTCGACCGGGAGATCCGGCCGACCCTGCGCAAGGACGGCGGGGATATCGAGCTGATCGATGTCGATGGCGATTTCGTCACCGTTTCCCTGCGCGGCTCCTGCAGCAGCTGTCTGAAATCGCAGACGACCCTGAAGGAGTACGTGGAAAAGAAACTGCGCGAACAGGTCCTTGACACCCTGGTGGTCGAGGAGGGCAGAGCATGATCTCGGAAAAAACCGCCAGAATCGTCTATATGGACAATAACGCCACCACCCGGGTCGCTCCCGAGGTGCTGGAAGAGATGATGCCCTATTTCAGCGAGTTCTACGGCAACCCCTCCAGTATGCATACCTTCGGCGGGCAGGTCGGCAGCAGGATCGCCTCCGCCAGACAGAAAATCGCCGCGCTGATCGGCGCATCTCCGGATGAGCTGATCTTCACCAGCTGCGGCACGGAAAGTGATTCAACCGCCATTCTTTCCGCTCTGCAGGCCCTTCCCGGCAAAAGGCATATCGTCACTTCACGGGTCGAGCATCCGGCGGTCAAGCATCTCTGCGAAAGCCTTGACAACCTGACCGGTCACAAACACCGGGTGACCCAGCTGCCCGTTGAATGCGACGGCACCATCGATCTCAAGAAATATGAAGAGAGCCTCACCGACGAGACCGCCATCGTCAGCATCATGTGGGCCAACAACGAGACGGGGGTCATCTTTCCCATTGAAAAAATGGTCGCCATCGCCAAGGAGCGGGGGATTCTCTTTCACACCGATGCGGTGCAGGCGGTGGGCAAGATCCCGATCAACCTGGCGGAGGTGCCGGTGGATTTTCTGTCGATTTCAGGCCATAAGCTGCACGCAGCCAAAGGGGTCGGCGTTCTTTACGTCCGCAAGGGGACGCCCTATGCGCCCTTCATGATCGGCGGCCATCAGGAGCGCGGCCGCAGGGGAGGCACCGAGAACGTCGCGTCGATTATCGGGCTCGGCAAGGCGTGTGAGCTCGCGGCGGCGCGGATGGCTGACGAAAACACCAGGGTCCGGGCCCTGCGCGACCGTCTTGAGTCCGCTTTGCTCAAAAAAATTCCCCGCTCACTTTTAAACGGTCATAAAATCGACCGCCTGCCCAATACCAGCAACATCAGCTTTGAATATGTGGAAGGGGAGGCGATCCTGCTCCACCTCGACCGTTTCGGCATCTGTGCCTCCTCCGGTTCGGCGTGCACCTCCGGCTCCCTTGAACCGTCGCATGTCCTGCGGGCGATGGGGGTGCCGTTCACCGCGGCCCACGGTTCGATCCGTTTCAGCCTGAGCGTTTACAACAGCGAAGACGATGTGGATTATGTTATTGAACACCTGCCGAAGATCATTGCCGACCTGCGCGCCATGTCGCCATTCTGGGAAGAGGCGATGAAGAAGGATGATGGGGCCGGAAGCTGCGGCTGCGGCTGTAAATAACCAACCAATTCCATTGAAGGGAAAATCATGAAAGTTATTCCGCCATCCTTTGAGATTCAGGACGATCTCGACAACCAGTCACTGGCCGTTCGTATCGAGGCCTGCGGGCGGATCTGCTACAAGAGTGAAGATAAAATCGAGGCCGGGTCCACCGAGCCCTTCATTGAAAAGGTCTTGAAGCACGGCCACAACTCGGTTGCCGAAATGGGGGTGATCACCCTGCGGGTGGAGATCGACTCGGAGACCCTCGCCACCCAGTTTTTCAGCATCCAGCCCAAATTCGTTCATATCGATCGCCCGTCCAAAACCGAGATGATCATTACCGGCAGCGTCCGGGCGTTTCGCGAACTCTACCGGGAGCATGGCAACGTCAAGCTGATCAAGGCGATGACCAGCACTCTTTATGAAAAGACCCCGCTCTTTTTCAGGGATATCGTTCCCGAAAGGGGAGTGGTCCACCAGTCCGGGGTGAAGGTGGAACAGATCCCGCTGGCGGAGGTCGACAAACTTCCGGTCAATCTTCTCGCCAAACACCGGTATGTCGGGGTTAAATTCTTCACCAACCGGGCGGTGACCCACGAGATCGTCCGCCACCGGCCCTGTTCCTTTCTCCAGGAAAGCCAGCGCTACTGCCGGTATAACGACGAGAAATTCGGCTCGGAGGTGACCTTCATCAAGCCGATGTTCT contains these protein-coding regions:
- the nifS gene encoding cysteine desulfurase NifS, with protein sequence MISEKTARIVYMDNNATTRVAPEVLEEMMPYFSEFYGNPSSMHTFGGQVGSRIASARQKIAALIGASPDELIFTSCGTESDSTAILSALQALPGKRHIVTSRVEHPAVKHLCESLDNLTGHKHRVTQLPVECDGTIDLKKYEESLTDETAIVSIMWANNETGVIFPIEKMVAIAKERGILFHTDAVQAVGKIPINLAEVPVDFLSISGHKLHAAKGVGVLYVRKGTPYAPFMIGGHQERGRRGGTENVASIIGLGKACELAAARMADENTRVRALRDRLESALLKKIPRSLLNGHKIDRLPNTSNISFEYVEGEAILLHLDRFGICASSGSACTSGSLEPSHVLRAMGVPFTAAHGSIRFSLSVYNSEDDVDYVIEHLPKIIADLRAMSPFWEEAMKKDDGAGSCGCGCK
- the nifU gene encoding Fe-S cluster assembly protein NifU, which produces MWEYTDEVKQHFLTPKNVGEVENADATGEVGSLACGDALKLTLKVDENEIITEAKFKTFGCASAIASSSVLTELVKGMSLTEAAKVSNEDIAKALGGLPKEKMHCSVMGREALEAAIADYRGVTLPMAEGEVVCECFGVTDLEVKRAIQESNLQTVEEITNFTKAGGGCGKCHDRLEELIKEVRKVGIQPFIPDQRPKRMTNIQKIKMIEDVLDREIRPTLRKDGGDIELIDVDGDFVTVSLRGSCSSCLKSQTTLKEYVEKKLREQVLDTLVVEEGRA
- a CDS encoding FAD-dependent thymidylate synthase, translated to MKVIPPSFEIQDDLDNQSLAVRIEACGRICYKSEDKIEAGSTEPFIEKVLKHGHNSVAEMGVITLRVEIDSETLATQFFSIQPKFVHIDRPSKTEMIITGSVRAFRELYREHGNVKLIKAMTSTLYEKTPLFFRDIVPERGVVHQSGVKVEQIPLAEVDKLPVNLLAKHRYVGVKFFTNRAVTHEIVRHRPCSFLQESQRYCRYNDEKFGSEVTFIKPMFYEEGTAEYKLWVKAMKETEKIYLKLLETSSPQAARTVLPNSCKTELIVYCNLLEWLHIFRLRTTKAAEPSMREVMIPLLAEFSRRFPAIFGDLKVAP
- the uvrC gene encoding excinuclease ABC subunit UvrC, whose translation is MPSPSVLTDSFLASVPHFPGVYMMYGKSDVVLYVGKARDLRKRLSSYKRADGSAHSKTIALLAHTRKIETIVTGTEKEALILEASLIKKHRPRYNVILRDDKNYPYIKVTLHERWPRVVVTRRRAKDGSRYFGPYSSASAMNETLRLVKKVFPLRNCKGTELTARQRPCLNYQIGRCLAPCSGLADRDEYLNNVERVITTLSGHRKELGRWLEEEMKNASGRQDFEKAALYRDRLQALAKTLEKQVVSAAHFKDQDIIALARQGPSVAVSFLFIREGAINGHLSYFIAEPLGDDGQILAEAMEQFYGDDRLIPPEIIVSDRIDDHELLEEWLLDLKGSRVGIKVPQRGILVNLVNMARGNASQVFADREKRERSNEALLRSVEKNLQMKVAPRQIECLDISNIGGKQAVGSLVCFTNGEPDKKNYRHYRIANDDTPDDYRMIREVLNRRLDKKNERSLPDLLIIDGGKGQLNVALDVLKDHGLIDQVALASIAKDKNDKGERIFTPGRKNPLDLKAGNPVLLFFMKIRDESHRFGITFHRKLRSKGSIRSLLDDIPGVGPSRKKTLLKHFGSLKRVKEATVAELTAVEGVGPELALTIFNNLHSTF